TCAGTCAAGGGAGGGGTCATAGAACAGTGCGGGAGGCCTGCATGTCTGTGAGCTGGGGGAACTAGACTCTATTTTTCCAAATTAATCCAGAAGCTTTAGGGGAAGAAACACCCCAGGAGCTACAACTTCCGGATGTCGCAGAGGGGTCGATAAGTGCGTGCTATGGAAAGGCATACTCCAGTGAACCCCGAAACTTCTGGATACATCCCGCCTACCCATGGTAGAGGGGGTGGGGCAATACACAATCAGAGCAGGGAGCAACTGCCATCCCTACTTCCACAGTCTCAATATAGCAGCTCATTCACAATCCACAACCAGGCCAAAGTTGCCCGCCCCCTTCCAGTTCCCCGCCCCCCTTCAATCTCTTGGTTTCGTCCAAGCCTGTGGTCGCCCCTAGCAACGTCCTCCCTCAGTCCAAAGTTGGTTTCTCCCTCCATCActgcctacccccacccccacatcctgCTCTTGGTTTCTCCCGATCCTGCACTGATCCCGCGCTTGGACTCTCCCACCGACGCCCCCCAGCGCAGGCCAGCGTTGGTGTCGCCTGGTTCCCCCCGCGCACGCGCACGGTGGTATTTCCCGCCACGCTTCCCCCCCCCATACCTGGTTGGTCACGTCCCCCGGGAGGCCCCGGATCAGTATCTTGCGGCGGTTACGGAACTGGCGCTCGGTATGTTCTAGGCGTTTCCGGATCTCCTCTGGATCTAGCGGCGGCAATTCTTCTTCGGGTGCCCGGCGCTCCGCGGCATCATCAGCTTCAGCCTCGGCCCCAGCCTCCGGGCTCAGCAGGGGCCGGTGAGTAACGGACACGTCGGCCGCCATCTTGGGAAACCCGGCGCCTTCTGGGACCAGCGAGCCTGGGCGGAGCGGCATAGAGCGGCAACGAGGGCACGCCCGCCGATTGGCCAGAACAAGCCCCGCCTCCATTCCCACCCCCTCAGCCCATTGGCTAAGGCCCAGCCCGCCTCTCAGAGTTCAAGCCGCGTCTGGGCACCACAGGCCCCACCCCTTGCTGCCACAGAGATGTCACTCAAAGGACGCCAAGCGCAGTGGGTGAGCTGCTCAGCACACGTGGAATCAAGCCACAGACTCCGGATTTTGAGAGCTTTATTGGTGCGGAACCCGGGGACAGCCAAACCCTCCATCGTCTTTGGTCCAGCATTCCCCCAGCTGGAGGTTCAGGATGGATCCTCCCCCACAGCCTCCTCGGGCTGCCTAGACGTCAGGGGCAACGAAGTGCTCCCCCGATTCACATGGTAGATGTCACTATGCCTGTGGACCCCGTAGACGTACAGTAAGGCCGCGCAGATCGTCACCACGCCCACGACCGCTAACACCCCCAGGACGATGCTGACCACGCGGGCGTTCCAATCTATGCAGAGAAGCAAGAAATAAATACACACGCTCTGCGGCCCCACGCCCCCGCCCGGCCTTGCCCATCTATACCCGCGGCCCCGTCTTGGCTCACCCGAAACGTTCATCACCACGGTTATAGTGTGTGTGCCTCGTGAGCTGGCCGCCTTGCAGGAGTACGTTCCATTATGGTTTAACCGGACGAGGAATGGGATCCCGATGGGCACCTCGAGCTGGGAGCCTTCCTGGAAACAGTGCAGCTTGGGGTCCGGGTTGCCCCGAGCCTGGCACTGCAGGACATGGATAGTCCTATCTTGCCACGTCAAGCGTTGAGGACATTTGGCTTGGTCAATCTTGGGACCATCTGTGGATCAGTCCAATGATAAGACACACTCGAGGCACAGTGGGGCAAGGGAAAGACTTCCCACCAAACCAGGAGAGCAAGGGTTTAAAGATCAGAGTGACCTACTCACACAGGACACGCAACTGGACGCTGCTGTTTCTGTGTAAGATCTCCCCATCCACCCGGAGGGTTGCACTGCAGAAGAAAATGCGCCTGTCTTCCGTCTCGGTGGCGTTTAGCTGAAAGTGGACAGGCTGTCCAGGGGCCGGAGCTGGAACTCCCTCCAGCGTGACCTGGACTCGGGGTCCAGCCAAGCAAGTCACAGTCACTGCGGTCCCCTCGGGGGCGCTGGGCTCACTCAGGTTTAGGATGGGCCCCTGGAAGCCTAAAGACGAGACATTGCCCTGGAGGTTACTGACCATGCCCCTCACATTGGTCTGTCCCCGCCCTTCACCTGCCTCTTTCTTCTTGGG
The sequence above is a segment of the Meles meles chromosome 20, mMelMel3.1 paternal haplotype, whole genome shotgun sequence genome. Coding sequences within it:
- the ICAM3 gene encoding intercellular adhesion molecule 3 isoform X2 codes for the protein MIGFLIITVYRLPERVELLPLPRWQPVGENLTLRCQVAGGAPRRNLTVVLLRGEEELSRQPAIGEPAEVTVTVLAGRDDHRANFSCRTELDLRPGGPGLFQNSSAPRQLQTFALPVTTPHIIVPRFLEVGTTWSMNCTLDGLFPASEAQAHLALGNQTLNSTVESHGNTITATATATASMEQEGAQEIVCNMTLASVSREARENITIYSFQGPILNLSEPSAPEGTAVTVTCLAGPRVQVTLEGVPAPAPGQPVHFQLNATETEDRRIFFCSATLRVDGEILHRNSSVQLRVLYGPKIDQAKCPQRLTWQDRTIHVLQCQARGNPDPKLHCFQEGSQLEVPIGIPFLVRLNHNGTYSCKAASSRGTHTITVVMNVSDWNARVVSIVLGVLAVVGVVTICAALLYVYGVHRHSDIYHVNRGSTSLPLTSRQPEEAVGEDPS